CCTTTCCATTTCTATACAACGATGTTAAAAAGCTTGTTTGCCAAGGAGACTCTGTTCTACTTCTTGTGAAGCCGGGTATAGATCCGCATGAATATCAGCTTACACCATCTGATATAGACACACTTAAGGTGGCAAGTCTAGTAATATCAACAGCTCATGCACCATTTGAATTGCAGATAGAGAAACTTGTTGCTAGTGGTGAACTCAATGCAGCGCTTGTTGAGATAACTAAAATACCTGGTATAATCTTCTTGAAGCATCCTCAAACTGGTCAGATAAACTACCATGCCGTGATATTCTATCCTAAGAACTATGAAGTTTTTATAAGATATGTTGAAAATGTTTTAGAGACTTTAAGACCGGAATGTTCAAATGTTTATAGAGAGAATGCAAAGACGCTATTAGCAGAATTAACACAGTTGACCAACAATACAAGAAGGTTACCAGGCTATATAGCAGTCATAGACACACCACCTATTCAATACGTTGCTGCATGGCTTGATCTGAATATCTCATACATTTTGCTAAGAGATGAGGAGACTCCTGTGACGCCCCAAGATTATCAAAATGTTGAGAACATTATTAAGACAAGCAAAAATGTTGTTGTACTTGTAACACAAGGATCTACAGCTTCTAGCAAACTAGAGGAGATGGCTAGAACATATGGAAAACCCTTTGTAGAGCTCCCAAATCCTCTGGTATACAATGGAACCCTAGATTATCTGGAGAAGGTTTCGCAAATCATAAACAACGCTAATCTAATTACAAATACAAAAACATCTGTTGCCGAAGCTCATACAAATTTGTATACAATAACCACTATTATTGCAATCTCTATCCTCGTCATAGCACTAGTTGTTTTCGCTGTTAAGAAGAGGGTGGTGTGATGCCATGAAAGCCTTTGCTATAATTCTCACTATTCTAGCGCTTGGAGCTGCAATCTACACAGCTATCTACATGCCGCTGACATGGTTTATGGTATTTGCTTTTTCATCTCTTCTCTACGGTTTTATAAGCCCTGTTATAGCTGCCAGAAGACTATTTTTTCTAGCGACGGAGGCTCCTCACATGGCTCTATTTTCTGTTGTCCTAGGCATAGTGGTATACAAAACAACTAACCTCTTGAACGAGTTTCTATGGGCTTTAATAATATCGATTATTCTAATAAATGTTGTGGGCCATCTTATTAGAGCTGGTGTAGACCCAGATGTTGCAACATCGGTTATGGTTTCTCTAACTGCTTCTGGAAGTGTTGTGGCAACATACTATGTTTTAACATTCTATAGTGTTCAATACAATCTATGGGCATTTATTCTTGGGGATCCCCTGCTTGTAACATCCCAAGAAGCCCTCCAGCTAACTATAATAGCTGTGGCATCTGCTCTAGCCACAGTATACCTGTATATGTTTGGCGTTTATATGGGTGTGGATCTAGACCATACAAAGCTCTCTGCCAGGAATATCTGGCTATACGACACAGCGATATACACACTATTGGGGATCTCATCAGTTGCCCTCCTAAAGATTGTTGGTTTCGTACTAGAGCATGTTCTTCTAACACTACCAGCAATAATAGCATCAACAGTCTCTTCAAGTTCCAGAGAAGCCCTCCACACAAGTGTAGTATCGGCAGTTGCATCATCGTTTCTTGGGCTACTGCTATCAACAAAACTCAACATTGCGCCAGCGGGTGGCATAGGATTTATAACTCTTTCTATATATCTAATAGCAAGGGTTCTCTCGGCGAAAAAACATGCCTAAGAAAAGGTTTGGGGTATCTATAGAGGCAACGCTATACTCAAAAATAGACGAGATAGCGAAGAGTCTCAACATCAACAGGTCCGACTTTGTTGAAGAGGCTTTGAAAAACTATGTGAGAGATCTCAACCACTTTGTAGTAAATCACAACTGTTGTGGGCTCATAGTAGTTGAAGAGCCCGAGAACATAGAAATTGAGAGGATATTATCATTAAATAAAGAGGTAGTTGTAAATTATAGTCATTACCACATAAATAATAGATGCATATACACGATAATTGTTCAAGGAAACTCAGCAGATCTGGCAAAATTCTATAGTAGTATCTCCAAGGTTAAGAGTGTTAATAGGAGGTACATCCCATTACATGCATAATGATACAAGACATCCTATGCTCATTTCATCTTTTACATCAACAACTATTCTATAAAGGATATTGATGTATTTTAGAGGCAAACCCTACATGCATATCTCTTATACATATCCCTTCTTTTCACTGTTAGAACCCAAAGCTCCTCAACATAACCCTTTACACTACTTATAACAAAAGTCGTTACGTAGACATTTGGTTTTTGGATTGCGAATTTCTCTATGCTTTATTCATATACTAATAAGGAGAAGCAAAAACGTACAAGCTTTTGGTTGTATAGGAAATTAATGAATTTGAGAGCTTTAGAGATTTTCGAGCCCAGAGGTTGGATATTTCAATTTATGTAATATCAATAAAATCGTTATAGCAATGTATAAAATCTTTATAAAAACCTTTTATATGTCTTCTATTTATTATATTATGGAGTCTTTTGGAAAGGTGATGACATGAGTCAGGAAATCTTAGATAAAATTAAAGAGTCTCTAGGTAATCTAGATATGGATTCAACTCTAAATTATGTTAAAATAGCTTTGGAGAAGGGTATTGATGTTAAAAATATTATTAATGCTCTTGCAGATGGTATGAAAATTGTTGGAGAAAGGTATGAGAAGGGAGAGTATTTTGTAGCTGACTTAATTGTATCTGCAGAGATATTTAATGAGGTTATGAACATATTGAAGCCAAAGATAATAGAGATGAGGAGAGAGGTCAAACCTATCGGAAGGGTTGTTATTGGCACTGTCTATGGAGATATACATGACATTGGGAAAAACCTTGTGAAAACATTTCTAGAGGCAAACGGTTTTGAAGTTATTGACATTGGTATTGATGCTCCGCCAGAGAAATTTGTTGAAGCTGTGAAGCAGTATAACCCAGATATAGTCGGTATGAGTGCTCTGTTAACATCAACAATGACCCATATGAAAGATGTTATAGATGCATTAAAGAAAGAAGGTTTAAGAGATAAGGTTAAGATTATTGTTGGTGGCGCGCCAATAACCGAAAAATTTGCAAAAGAGATCGGAGCCGATGCCTATGGAGAAAATGCATTTATAGCAGTAGAAATATGCAAAAAACTAGTAGAAGAGCTAAGAAAAGGAAGATAGTTTTTGTGAATAAGTCAAATTAGTGATATTTTGGCTTACAAATTAGTATCACTATAGACAAAATGTACAACGCTGTTAAGATGTTGAACAGAAGTCTGTGGATTCCATTGTATTCTTTTGTATCTTAAAGTAAGATGCATAGGGAAATTCAATCATCGTTATTTTCCTTATCGTGAAAATAACGATGATTGAAACTTTGGAAGATGATACTCACATTAATGTTAGTTCTGCTTTTAGATGCATATAATATGGCTTCAAGT
Above is a genomic segment from Ignisphaera sp. containing:
- a CDS encoding zinc ABC transporter substrate-binding protein; amino-acid sequence: MEVLKQVAIIILLLSMLIAPYTTASNGNGLVVVVTFPFLYNDVKKLVCQGDSVLLLVKPGIDPHEYQLTPSDIDTLKVASLVISTAHAPFELQIEKLVASGELNAALVEITKIPGIIFLKHPQTGQINYHAVIFYPKNYEVFIRYVENVLETLRPECSNVYRENAKTLLAELTQLTNNTRRLPGYIAVIDTPPIQYVAAWLDLNISYILLRDEETPVTPQDYQNVENIIKTSKNVVVLVTQGSTASSKLEEMARTYGKPFVELPNPLVYNGTLDYLEKVSQIINNANLITNTKTSVAEAHTNLYTITTIIAISILVIALVVFAVKKRVV
- a CDS encoding ribbon-helix-helix domain-containing protein, with amino-acid sequence MPKKRFGVSIEATLYSKIDEIAKSLNINRSDFVEEALKNYVRDLNHFVVNHNCCGLIVVEEPENIEIERILSLNKEVVVNYSHYHINNRCIYTIIVQGNSADLAKFYSSISKVKSVNRRYIPLHA
- a CDS encoding metal ABC transporter permease → MKAFAIILTILALGAAIYTAIYMPLTWFMVFAFSSLLYGFISPVIAARRLFFLATEAPHMALFSVVLGIVVYKTTNLLNEFLWALIISIILINVVGHLIRAGVDPDVATSVMVSLTASGSVVATYYVLTFYSVQYNLWAFILGDPLLVTSQEALQLTIIAVASALATVYLYMFGVYMGVDLDHTKLSARNIWLYDTAIYTLLGISSVALLKIVGFVLEHVLLTLPAIIASTVSSSSREALHTSVVSAVASSFLGLLLSTKLNIAPAGGIGFITLSIYLIARVLSAKKHA
- a CDS encoding corrinoid protein, with amino-acid sequence MSQEILDKIKESLGNLDMDSTLNYVKIALEKGIDVKNIINALADGMKIVGERYEKGEYFVADLIVSAEIFNEVMNILKPKIIEMRREVKPIGRVVIGTVYGDIHDIGKNLVKTFLEANGFEVIDIGIDAPPEKFVEAVKQYNPDIVGMSALLTSTMTHMKDVIDALKKEGLRDKVKIIVGGAPITEKFAKEIGADAYGENAFIAVEICKKLVEELRKGR